DNA from Plutella xylostella chromosome 19, ilPluXylo3.1, whole genome shotgun sequence:
ACTTTTCTCAGTGTTTTAGAGTAgttttcttctttcttctttactgttatttagtaGATTATGAGATATTCAAATTATTACATTTTGCTACTAACTCATTTATATCTCTTgaaatatgtaaaagtaacATGTTTCTTATCTTTTCAGGAATTATGCAGCAAGATAATGCAGAACAAGTGATATTAGATCCCAAGTTAATAGCGAAGCACTATTTGAGGACCTGGTTCTTCCTAGACCTCATCTCTAGTATACCACTAGATTATATTTTCTTGATCTTCAATCAGGTAAACGTACGTTGCAATTTGGCCATGTTGTTCTTATTACACTAgatttaaactttttatgttgtttttgaTATTCTGTTTCAGCTTGGGTGTTATTTTGTTTAGAGCCcgtattttgttgttgtccTGTTTTTCGTTGTTTTTTGTTAGTTGTTGTTTTACTGTGTGTCCCTTGCCCTGCCACGAGAGCGTCCCTGGCGACATCGTGTGTTTGATCTCTTATCTCACTAAGGTGTACAAACACACAAAGGTTTGACTGTAACGTTAGTGGTtcatttcaaattttaatgttttcttCTACCTGTTTTAATTCTCTATTCACAATTTTTATCCTTACGCACTTACTTACACCTCCTTGGTAACCCATTTGACTCCTAACATTCTTCATCCTGTTCCGGTTATTTAATCTGATGATTATTTAACTTGTATGGGATTTTCCTTACATTACGGTCTCTGGTTAAGAACTGTTATTAGCACATCTATGTTTTGCACTGACATCTTATTGATTGCACCTTACCTACTGACTTcgataattaattttattattaatcttTTATGATTTATCCGCTTGTAAGTTGTATTTAATCTCTTTGATGTATATTTCCATGCATTTATTGcctttaatgtatttattgtattcgTTTCACACAAACTTTACTGTACAAATTAGAGCACATACCccaattttgtttaaaattggCAACTGTTTGGTCCCACACCCTGTCCTGTTTTTAGAAAATTTAACATTCTTGtcttagtaaaaaatattattaacaacaTGACCAAATTGTATTTCTATTAACTAAttaatattacttacaatatatctatatttaacattaagtaattgaaataattttaacaccttgataaatgtaaacaaataccccacttacaaacaaaattttatattcgCAGCAAAAGCTTACATTTAATTTCCGTCTACAGCTGATAttgtaaaataacaaaacataattataacatgtACAATCGTTACGCTTAAGCACTTTCTTTTGGCTGAAAGTTTATTTTACGTCAGCGACTATGCATGTCTTTTACACCTCGGCTGTAAAAAGATAGTAGCGCCTTTGCGTGGAGGTTCTACCGTAGGGTCCCTGAGGGATCGTGCGGTGGGTCCTCTTGTGTGACGTCATCATGAGCGGTGTACTTGGTTGTGTTGACAGGACTTTAGTGAAAGCTTTCAAATTCTGCACGCGGGGCGAGCGCTGCGCATCCTCCGGTTGGCCAAGCTGCTGTCTCTGGTGCGGCTGCTGCGGCTGTCCCGGCTCGTGCGATACGTCTCGCAATGGGAGGAAGTATATGTAAGCCATCATCTTGCTCTCGTTCCACACGTATGGGAACACCGTACCTAACAAATAACACTGCTCTAACAACATTACGACCACATCTACTAACACGCCATTTACTGACAGCGATACTAACAGCAGCGGCGGTCTGAACGCTCCAGTGGAGAGTCTCCGATtgttatgtaataatattgaaatgtaGCCCCTTGCAGATACTGCAGTGCCTAATTGAAACAGATAAAGTATACACTGTAtgatattgtaaattaagagtaatttattattgacTTTTATATAGATAGTATAGTGGTCCTGATTCGTGAATGGATATTTTGTTGTACTCCTCTGTAACTGACAATGCAATCCCACCCTCCACTGTATGTGAGCCCCACGTCCCGCTCTGCACTTCTCTACTGCTTCTCTGCAAGCTTCCTTTTGCCTGAGCACGCTGTCTCTCTCACTCCGTGACGtctgtctctctctctctcttgaAGCTCtgtgcgcccgcgccgcgatGTCGACACCTGGAGATCTAGCGCGCCCTGTTAGCCTCTACAAGACCGTTATTATTTGCCGAACTTACTATTTAGTTGCCGCTTATTCGGAGCCTTTAGATAGAGTATTGCGCTGACTCCAAACATAGATTTAATAAGAAAAACATCtcttcaaatattatttacaaggATACAAACTTACATTACAATAACATTTGACTCGACATTAATTCATGATTTTCATGACCACGATACCCAAGTAGAAACACTCACCAAAGTTCTGGTgatttgtaaatataatttgaaatgaaaattgatataaataaaataataataaggtacGTAGGACTCCGAACctcaatattatgataattaacAGAATATCGATATTCGAAATTGAAAATTGCCCCCCAAAGAACGTTGATTAAAATCGGTGACACACAATGATGCAATAAGCGTAAAGTGAAGCGGAGAGCCAGTGAGAAGTGGAGCGCGGCTTGGAGGCGGGGAGGGTGGTGTGATGGTGGTGGTCCGGTCTGTGCAGATGAgtcccgcgccgccgcccgagcCGCCCGGAGCGCCCGCCGCCTCGCAGCACCTCGCCACGCAGGTGCCCGCCCCCCCCGTGTCGCCCGCATGCGCCTAGCTAGCCTAGCCCGTAGCCTGTCCGTCCTCGGTGTTAGTGCATCCGTGTGTCCCGcacgccccgcgcccccgcgcccccaaGGCGCCGCGCTAGCCGGGCGCGCCTGGCTCTCTTCCTACTATCTCGTGTTTCTCGCTTGTTTTCTAGATCTTGCAGAATCTTCAAAAAAAGCGCACGGAACGGCGAGGACGCCTCAGCTCCGAACCTACCAAAAAGAAGGGTGGCACCAAAAGCAATCTGATCTTCAAGGTAACCAGGGTCGGCACGAGCCGGCGCGCATGTGCTCGCTTCGCATGCTCCGGCGCCGCCGGGCGTCCTAGACCGCTGCGTTCGCTTGCTTCTCTGTTTACTTGGCGTTTCTGTTTCCGACCCTCGTCCCTATGCCGCGCCGCGCGAGCGCAGGGCGCGcgaggcgggcgcggcgcgcgccccCGAGGCGGCCggggccgcgcgccgccgcctcgcgcCGCACGCATGCCACCATACTCGTACAACTCGACTATCACTCGTTCATGTTTTTGTTTCTCACTATTGTACTGGTTCATTGGTAGAGTATCATGCGATGCTTGACCTCGAGCGTCCTTGTCGCGCGCAGTCCGCACGGCTTCCTTTAGAGACGACCCGACTCGACTTGCAAGCTATTGATCTGTGTGTGCTATTCTGTTCGCAGTTCCTCAACATGGCATCAGTGTTCATGCGAATATTCAACTTGATTTGCATGATGTTACTGATTGGCCACTGGTCCGGCTGTCTACAATTTCTGGTTCCTATGCTGCAAGGCTTCCCGGCGAACTCGTGGGTAGCAATAAACGAACTCCAGGTCAGTACCAATCCAAGTATTCTGTTAAACTATCCGGCTGGTGGGGTGACACCACTGATGACTTGCCAAAGGTGGCTCGTAAAGATGAGGAAGGCTTAAGATCGCTTCCAATGGCATGCTTTGGGAGAGTCCAAgcccagcagtggactgctataggcttaAGAATAAGACCCTTTCTCTCAAATCTGCAAAGGCTTAACCTACAGAATCTCCATACCCCACCTTCACAGCAAAATTAATTTTCATCTCGATCATGCCAAAAGTAAATAGGGTACTTATACCAATACCAAACCCGCTACCATCTAATTTCAGGAAGCGTTCTGGCTGGAGCAGTACTCGTGGGCTCTGTTCAAGGCGATGTCTCACATGTTGTGCATCGGGTACGGGCGCTTCCCCCCGCAGTCGCTCACCGACATGTGGCTGACCATGCTGTCCATGATCTCAGGAGCCACGTGCTACGCTCTCTTCCTCGGACACGCCACCAACCTCATCCAGAGCTTGGACTCCTCCAGGAGACAGTATCGGGAAAAGGTAAATTGAACATCTTCCATCAGCTTTGAGTATGAGTTGGAGTGATATGTCCTATTACTAATACTTGGATTAACTAGACAATGCGGCTTGTCTAGAGTCTCTTGAAAACCGTTATGAACACCTCCTGAATAGAGCATAGATTAGAAATGACTGCTATTATGAAACGGGACCTAGGAAAGATGTGAAGTCATCATCGGCGTCATGGCTTTGTTTTAGTGTTCTCACGTGCAGACCCATGTATGTAATTATCACTAAAACTTCCATTACCTGTTTCAGAGACTAGACGTGAGTACGAATCGGATGATTGTGTGTGAAAATCATTTATGTACTTTTGCCTTTTAACTAACTGAAGGTCCTTTTCATTCCTCATGCATAACACGTTTCATACAAAGTATTTAGGGTTGTCACTCATTCGGTCTATGTGGTGTTCATAACAGTTTTTATTCATGGGTCGCACTAACCTATCATATTTATACCCCGATCTTTCCACATGCGAGTTTTCAGCGTTTAATTCTTTTATATTGTTAATGTGGGCTGAATAATTATTTCGCATGACTTCCCAGCGTGTGAGTGTTGTTTGAAGATTGACTTACCCTCAGAACCGTTTTCGCTTTCCAGTAGTTCCGGGTCACATTGTAGCCAGCTTTTTGTAATCGCTCTTCTTGTAATTCCAGGTGAAGCAAGTGGAGGAGTACATGGCGTATCGCAAGCTGCCTCGGGAGATGCGTCAGCGCATCACAGAGTACTTCGAGCACCGCTACCAGGGCAAGTTCTTCGACGAGGAGCTGATCCTCGGGGAGCTCAGCGAGAAGCTTCGGGAAGACGTCATCAACTACAACTGCCGCTCGCTCGTCGCCTCCGTGCCGTTCTTCGCTAATGCCGACTCCAACTTCGTGTCCGATGTCGTCACCAAGCTGCGATATGAAGTCTTCCAGCCAGGTATTGCTTTTTTCTTCTGCCAAAGAGCCATACTTGTTActactttgtaaataaattgagCCATTATATTCACGTTTCTCATCTATCTGTTTCAGGGGATATAATCATCAAAGAGGGGACCATAGGGAACAAGATGTACTTCATCCAGGAGGGCATCGTGGACATCGTGATGGCGAACGGCGAGGTGGCCACCAGCCTGTCGGACGGCTCGTACTTCGGCGAGATCTGCCTGCTGACCAACGCGCGGCGCGTGGCGTCCGTGCGCGCCGAGACCTACTGCAACCTGTTCTCTCTCTCCGTGGACCACTTCAACGCCGTCCTGGACCAGTACCCGCTCATGCGCCGCACCATGGAGAGCGTCGCCGCCGAGCGCCTCAACAAGATCGGCAAGAACCCCAACCTGGTGGCGCACCGCGAGGACGACACCACGTCCGAGGGCAACACCATCAACGCCGTGGTGAACGCGCTGGCGGCCGAGGCGGAGCACGTGAGCCTGTCGGACGACAGCGTGGCGCGCCTGTCCGAGCGCTCGCTGGGGCTGGCGCTGCAGCCGCTGCAGGCCGCGTCGTGCCGCATGGCCGGCGTGGCGCTGCCCGGGCTGGGCGTGGCCGCCGCGCTGCCCCGGCCCAAGTCCGAGCACGACTTCAGCTCCGCGtcgccgcagccgccgccgctcgccgccgccgccgccttccACAAGTCGGACGCGGGCATCGCGCCCGGCTCGGCGCCCTGACGCCGCACGCTGTGCTAGCGGCCCCGACCGACCGACGATAGCAATACTAGGCTTAGTGCGGGCCCGGGCCCGGCCGGCCGCgccccccccgcgccgccgcccgccgcccgcgccgcccgctgAATCTCATTTTGTGATCTTATACTTAATTCTCCTGTGTTATACTTtaggttaaattttatatcatTGACGCTGTGAAGAATCGACGGGTACGCGACGTATTCGGATGTAGATATACCTGTTATATATTGAGAAATGAAACTATTGAATCTTTATAGAGGTACCTTGccattaaaaagaaataattatatagtcTAGACTGAAAATGTAAAGATATCATAAATCTATTTTATGCTCTGTTGAAGTAAGAAACAAGACCTAAGTATATTGTTGTGGATGTCGAGTATTCGATGACTCTGGGCGATCGTTGCGAGTGATAGACGTTCCTGTTATTCACGAACTGGAAATGTTATCTTTATtctaatagttttatttataaaggaGTGATTGGTTGAGTGGTGAGTGGAGCTGGAGCGGCGTAGAGGACAGGCCGCCTGCAGTCGGCTGCAGGGCGCCGCTAGCCCGCCTGGTGGGCGCCGGCAGGGCGCCTGCAGCCGTCTGATGGGCGCCGATAGGCCGCGGGCCGCAGTAGAGTAGAGCACCTAGAGCTGGTCACGTGACGCACAACTGAACGAGTCGAGCGCCATTCCCTAGCACACACTTTTGctttcttaattttaattataagtagttatatcTACCAATAATCGAAATAATTAGCGCAAACGATTTTCTCGGTTTCCTAAGTAGAGGTGAATCAGTAGAGCTTTCGAATCTTTTGAAAACTAATAATTtctttatgtaaataatgtaacGAGGATTTGCCTTTAGCGCGGTTCGGGTGACGGAGCGGTAGCGCGTTCGTTCGAGCGTCCAGTCAATTATTTCTAGCGCTCGCTGCGGACGGACGGCTGGCTCTTGCAGGCCTTCGCTACAGTTCACTCTTGTTTTAATGTAGggaaacataatttattatcgATAGCGATCATTTCGTAGGAATAAGTAGGCCGGAGCGATAACAAATTCGGACGAAGTACGTCTTGTGATAGAGAAGCGCAGGGGCGCTGAGGGCGCGCCCGCGTCGGCTCCCCGCGCCCCGCTACGCCCACGCATCTTCACCTTTATTTCAACTATAATTAGGCTCATCTTTCAACTACACAATTTTCTAGCTTTTTCCACTGTTCTTTGCTCTAACTAAAAAGGTGACCACTGAACCGGATATTTATTTCTTAGACGTCGTAGCGTAGCATTAACAATGGTAACAAAGAGTAACATATCTTAGGGCGTGGGAAGCCGCCGGCCGCGTCGCTCTTCGGAACGAATCATCGTTAACTAATTCTTATAGTGTCATGACAATTTGTAAAGATGGTTTTGCAAATGTTGACTTTTTAgccaaaatatatttaatgaaTGACGAACCAATATGCAGTAGCTTACTCGTAGATCGCAGCCTAGTTCTCAGTTTTGGCGACTAACACCAATAGATTATTTGTACTCTAagatatttatacaaaactcTTAGCAGAGTGACTATCTATCAATTTACAAAGAGATAAATATTGCGTTTATTCCCGaaaagcatttatttattgttacttTTATCTAACGTTACTGcttttgtaaattatataaattttatagaagaGATCTATTTTTAATGTGAAGTTGAGCTACTGAGTAAGATCTTAAAAGAAACAAAGTTTGTGTTTTAAATCTGGATTgttaagtatatacctacctattaattaACTTGATTACACTTATTTCTGGTAATATCTATTTTCACCAAAAGTGCTCATCGCTGTCAAGAAAATTAGTGAAAATGCATTAAAGAATGAGAAAACTGATTGTTCGTTGTTTTCTTTAACCACGGaacacaatatattttaataatcaagTAAGTAATACATAGATCCGTACCCGTATCCGTATGGGCAGTGCAAATTTTTGCACTGTGGGAGAGTCGCCATCTAGCGGTAAGTAGCTGCACTAGCTCCGCGGCATACAAATCTGCGTTAGGTTTCAATGCTCGATTAATAAAAACCTACACTTACCCCAATcctaaaataatatagataaaGCCTGTGTATTATGGATGTTACAGTtgatttaactacacaaatacatagagaTAGGTACGTAACATAGATAATCACGTCAGGCACAATCACATTTGCTCATTATATCCTTCAAGATTCCAATCCACGGCCCCGTGCACCGTAAGCAAGTTGTACTTACTaccatagactagaatattatcTTACTACCCGCCTTCGGGTGCCCAGTattcaatttagtttttctacTCAACCATAGATGTCGCTAGGTATCCGAACAAAACAAGtactgaattaaataaaattgtagacGCTGAATAAACAAAACTATGATTTTTGCATATCAAAATCTTGTAGTTCTtgttaaatttacataaaaaaatataatactttttcttttctatttaTACTATGAAGTATCGGATTAAGAATCGAGTCACTGAATGAACGAAATCATGTATCACAGAATAATCATATTCCATATTCCCATTCACATCACTAATGTCCATCCATAGATAGACCATAGACAAGGATTTcttaaaaagttaaaagtcAAAATAAACCTGACTGAAGCTGAGTTTGTGCCTCACGCGTGgccttttaattaaaattctttaaaattaatactttAATGGAATATAAACTGTGCAGTAACGGAAGCCGATGAAAAtatctattataaaaactttgATGTGAAATCGAGTGCTGTAAGTTCGTACCGATTTCGATTTCAAAATGAGAAGGGCTAGAATAAAACCAGCTGTGACCCTTCCAACGAGAAGAAAAAACAATGATAGCAACGAATCAGCCAAGAATAAACCCTCGACACCTAAACAGGTAGCAGAGAAGCAGGAACCTACAAAAACTGAACAAAATGATGTAGTTTCTGAACAAAATGTATCTGATGACCCTGCTTATCAAACAACACCTAAAGAAAGCCCCAAAAGGGCAGTTATTGAGCCAGTGCCCTGTGAAACTCCTCAACAAAGCCGCAGGTCGTCTGTACAGTCCCCACTGCAGTCAGATGTGGCCCCAGAGACTCCACAGTCCTACAAAAGACCTGAGACACCCATAGTGGCTTCCCCAATACAGAACAAGCAGTCTTCAGACGTGAGGCCAATAGCAATTGTATCAAACTTAACCAATGCACAAATTGCAACTAGAATACCCATCATAATCAATGTAGCTAAGGATGCATCCAAAATCATTGCTACAACCAAGACTACATTTGTTGAAGAACAAAGGCCTCAAAatgaaaaaacaaacgaaagcACAGATATCATTGACTGTATATCAAAGATACCAGATTATAATCCTCCAAGTGTGCCAGAGAGTGTTACAGAGGATACAGTTCTGGATGGCATTGTGCCATTGCAGTCCAAGAGTAGTGTACCAAAACCCTTGGACTTTCTGAAGAATGAAATCATATCTGAGAATGCAGAGGTGTTATTTGACCCTATTGTCCCCCTTCCATCACCGAGTAAAGTCAGACCAAAACTTCGGCCCGCTCCCAGACTGGCTTTCAGAAGAAACAGTATACAGGTTAGTATATTACTGcaacttacaatatttttttcataatatttcagTGTGACTTTACACCTACATGTAAGCCATTGCCTTAAGTTTTAATCTAGTAAATAGTGTGAGTTTTCCTCATTATTCTAAAATAGAAAACtcactttaaaaataataataaatatattttttacaaaatatctaCAACCACTTCCTTTTTACATTCAGGGTAGTGCCAGTGAATCGGAAGATGAAAGTCGGAGAGCGTTATTGAACAGTGGCTCCACCACTCCCGGCCCGCCGAGGCAGAGGCATGACTCTCACACCACACAATTCACAGTACCTAACAGGTAAGAAGAAACATGGCTCCCCTTGTTAGCTGTTGTTGTAAAGGTAAACATGGATGGATGGAAAAACTCATAATATACCCATGGCTAACAGTTACAGAATCTGTGGCTCTATATGCAATTTTACTCTTTATGAGATATACTACAAagttaagttatgtaagtttcttttatgtgtgtgtgtacaaataaagaatattctatctatctatctacaaaATTTGGAATCATTGCAAACTTATTAttgcataggtaggtatataacaaATGCTCTTGGCTGTAATTCCTGAaaagggtagtcagaggtgagtCACAAGATACATAAGAAAAAGTAGTCTATGCATTGCACATGGACATGCACTTTTGtcatttttattctttatcaAAAATCTTCCAATGAATCTAAAGTATGAattgtatgtataattttatatttcatccCCATTTTCAGGGAGGTGAGTCGAGTGCGGAATGACTCTGTCTGCTCGACCGTCAGTCAAGTCACGACGCACACGCAGCCACCATCAGCGTCAACGAAAGACAAACATTCCAAGTAAGTGACTTCCATGatcaattaaaatttaactaaataCAAGCATGGATGCAATGGAAAAACACTTAGTCATATTATCAGTACAACCAATGGCCACTTGAATGTAATAAGCTGCCTTTTCAAAACGGCGTCttatcttaataattattcttaTCTAATGTCTACATTTTTCCTTGTCGTTTTTGTCTAGAAAACCCGGTGGTACAGAGAACCTTTACAAGAGTGCCCCACATCGTCCTGACCTCAGCCACTGCCCTGGCTTTAGGGAGGTCGctctatatgatgaaaaactaagttttggaTCGTTGCGGCACGAGCCACAACTCcacatttttgtaataaacgtgctgattgcacgacagctctcgtgcgttcgtttttcgtcagcaTACCTACCTCGTTTTTTTAAACGTGCCgcgccgattgcacgacagctttcgttcttttgttttgcctcaatataattattgagAGTAGGTAACCCTCCTGTCCAGTATTTTCTTtgatcattattataataattgttcCGTTCGTCAGGTCGCGTCGCAACGAGATGTCGCGGCGCATGCTGGCGCTGCGGCGCAAGCAGCGGCGCGAGGCCGTGCCGCGGGAGTCGCTCACCATGTACGACCTCATCTTCTACAACCCCACCACCAACCCCATCGTGTGagtatacctacaatattaaCTACTAATAATATTAGAAACGCAAAAGATGTTATAGTGTGGCCAATAGTGCTGTGAATTCCCTGAGGCATGCCCACAATAGTATGGATGGATGAGTGAACGTTTCTTAGTTtagttactctttcacgtcaaaactactGATCAGATTTTGATAGTTTTGTAGAATGCTGTATATATATGAAACATGTATAAgctaaaaactttttaaggtaaCGCGAAGCCCGCTGATAAAAGCtagtaaaaatacctactaaacatAATGCTACCCTCAACAGGCCGGACCCAGACGAGCCCACAACCACAACCGTCAAAGAGAAGACAAAGGAGGAGCCCCCAGCTAAACAAGCCAAGATGGAGGAGGAACAAGACGACCCGCCCTCGGCGGAGGAGACCGCCGCGCCCGTGCCGCAGCTGAAGCTCGGGCCTAACGGGGAGATTGTGCTGGATGAGCAGAGCTTGGTGAGTAGACCGTGAATATACACGGTGTTGGAAAAATGGTATaagtactaagccgaaaagggaTGACTCAGAGGGTATTtgtgaacaacttttgttctacagttttgaaaattctcgGAAAAAAACGTATACCTACCCTTTTAGCAACACCTTACGGATTCAATATGAAAATGGTGCCCGTCTTCTTCTTAGTTTGTTGGTAAGAAACACTATTCCAGTCGCTCGGTTGTTTTTTATAAGCGATGATACTATCGAGTGGTTGAGTAAGCGCGAGACGTCAACTCGCCGCGATTCTCTCGCCTATGGAGACGACCttttagttattatattaGTCGCTGAGTGCCCAGTGTGCACCGGTCGTATTCCTATAAAGACAGATGATACGTTACCCTCTTTGCATGCGCCCCATCGGCCAGAACAACCAACTAACTCAAACTTTCCCCACACCAGGTGATCCAACAAACAGAGAGCACCCGCAAGCTCAGCCAGTCCATAGTCCACGAGGGCGCGTTCGCCAACGGCGGCCGCGGCAGGTACAGCCGctcgcgccgcgccgccgacTGGACGCACACGGAGACTGTGCGGTTCTACCGCGCGCTGGCGGCCGTCGGGACCGACTTCACTATGATGAAGAACATGTTCCCGGATCGGACGCGGCGAGATCTTAAAGTCAAGGTAGAGTTAGCTGCTAATGTTAAACAGATCCTAAGTTTGGTCCTTCGATCCTTCCTTAGACGCGACTCTCAAGCGTGGGTATATATAATAGGCGACCACGGGTTGCATTCCAAAGCTAGCGCTGTGAGGACAGATTTAACAATCATGAAATACCTGTTCCCGGATAGAATACGGCGAGATCTGAAGGTCAAGATACAGTATAAGAAGCTTATGAGGATGAGGATACTATTCTACACATGCCACTATATGTTGAGTGGAGGGGGTAGAGTGATAGTTGTCCCTGGCTACATATAATATGCGAATATAAGAATGAAGGGTGTCATAAGCTTCAATGCGCCCCGCAAGCTCAGCCAGTCCATAGTCCACGAGGGCGCGTTCGC
Protein-coding regions in this window:
- the LOC105380206 gene encoding potassium/sodium hyperpolarization-activated cyclic nucleotide-gated channel 2 isoform X4, with translation MSLRSLHRRMSSANNTCEDGGGGAATGAGRAASLRLANGRAAAQSAEQLPHSPADCASVRISIDNTNTCCTDSLVTALDDETLLLGDCHGDADMALKQGSGTGKVHFGGLDDVSLYGTPVEPAPPASDAKQGFLRNQLQALFQPTDNKLAMKLFGSKKALMKERIRQKAAGHWVIHPCSSFRFYWDLCMLLLLVANLIILPVAISFFNDDLSTRWIAFNCLSDTIFLIDIVVNFRTGIMQQDNAEQVILDPKLIAKHYLRTWFFLDLISSIPLDYIFLIFNQDFSESFQILHAGRALRILRLAKLLSLVRLLRLSRLVRYVSQWEEVYILQNLQKKRTERRGRLSSEPTKKKGGTKSNLIFKFLNMASVFMRIFNLICMMLLIGHWSGCLQFLVPMLQGFPANSWVAINELQEAFWLEQYSWALFKAMSHMLCIGYGRFPPQSLTDMWLTMLSMISGATCYALFLGHATNLIQSLDSSRRQYREKVKQVEEYMAYRKLPREMRQRITEYFEHRYQGKFFDEELILGELSEKLREDVINYNCRSLVASVPFFANADSNFVSDVVTKLRYEVFQPGDIIIKEGTIGNKMYFIQEGIVDIVMANGEVATSLSDGSYFGEICLLTNARRVASVRAETYCNLFSLSVDHFNAVLDQYPLMRRTMESVAAERLNKIGKNPNLVAHREDDTTSEGNTINAVVNALAAEAEHVSLSDDSVARLSERSLGLALQPLQAASCRMAGVALPGLGVAAALPRPKSEHDFSSASPQPPPLAAAAAFHKSDAGIAPGSAP
- the LOC105380206 gene encoding potassium/sodium hyperpolarization-activated cyclic nucleotide-gated channel 2 isoform X11; translation: MALKQGSGTGKVHFGGLDDVSLYGTPVEPAPPASDAKQGFLRNQLQALFQPTDNKLAMKLFGSKKALMKERIRQKAAGHWVIHPCSSFRFYWDLCMLLLLVANLIILPVAISFFNDDLSTRWIAFNCLSDTIFLIDIVVNFRTGIMQQDNAEQVILDPKLIAKHYLRTWFFLDLISSIPLDYIFLIFNQVNDFSESFQILHAGRALRILRLAKLLSLVRLLRLSRLVRYVSQWEEVYILQNLQKKRTERRGRLSSEPTKKKGGTKSNLIFKFLNMASVFMRIFNLICMMLLIGHWSGCLQFLVPMLQGFPANSWVAINELQEAFWLEQYSWALFKAMSHMLCIGYGRFPPQSLTDMWLTMLSMISGATCYALFLGHATNLIQSLDSSRRQYREKRLDVKQVEEYMAYRKLPREMRQRITEYFEHRYQGKFFDEELILGELSEKLREDVINYNCRSLVASVPFFANADSNFVSDVVTKLRYEVFQPGDIIIKEGTIGNKMYFIQEGIVDIVMANGEVATSLSDGSYFGEICLLTNARRVASVRAETYCNLFSLSVDHFNAVLDQYPLMRRTMESVAAERLNKIGKNPNLVAHREDDTTSEGNTINAVVNALAAEAEHVSLSDDSVARLSERSLGLALQPLQAASCRMAGVALPGLGVAAALPRPKSEHDFSSASPQPPPLAAAAAFHKSDAGIAPGSAP
- the LOC105380206 gene encoding potassium/sodium hyperpolarization-activated cyclic nucleotide-gated channel 2 isoform X5: MSLRSLHRRMSSANNTCEDGGGGAATGAGRAASLRLANGRAAAQSAEQLPHSPADCASVRISIDNTNTCCTDSLVTALDDETLLLGDCHGDADMALKQGSGTGKVHFGGLDDVSLYGTPVEPAPPASDAKQGFLRNQLQALFQPTDNKLAMKLFGSKKALMKERIRQKAAGHWVIHPCSSFRFYWDLCMLLLLVANLIILPVAISFFNDDLSTRWIAFNCLSDTIFLIDIVVNFRTGIMQQDNAEQVILDPKLIAKHYLRTWFFLDLISSIPLDYIFLIFNQVNDFSESFQILHAGRALRILRLAKLLSLVRLLRLSRLVRYVSQWEEVYFLNMASVFMRIFNLICMMLLIGHWSGCLQFLVPMLQGFPANSWVAINELQEAFWLEQYSWALFKAMSHMLCIGYGRFPPQSLTDMWLTMLSMISGATCYALFLGHATNLIQSLDSSRRQYREKRLDVKQVEEYMAYRKLPREMRQRITEYFEHRYQGKFFDEELILGELSEKLREDVINYNCRSLVASVPFFANADSNFVSDVVTKLRYEVFQPGDIIIKEGTIGNKMYFIQEGIVDIVMANGEVATSLSDGSYFGEICLLTNARRVASVRAETYCNLFSLSVDHFNAVLDQYPLMRRTMESVAAERLNKIGKNPNLVAHREDDTTSEGNTINAVVNALAAEAEHVSLSDDSVARLSERSLGLALQPLQAASCRMAGVALPGLGVAAALPRPKSEHDFSSASPQPPPLAAAAAFHKSDAGIAPGSAP
- the LOC105380206 gene encoding potassium/sodium hyperpolarization-activated cyclic nucleotide-gated channel 2 isoform X9, yielding MCCARFTNYLFHKLRRYTCGFASRESDADMALKQGSGTGKVHFGGLDDVSLYGTPVEPAPPASDAKQGFLRNQLQALFQPTDNKLAMKLFGSKKALMKERIRQKAAGHWVIHPCSSFRFYWDLCMLLLLVANLIILPVAISFFNDDLSTRWIAFNCLSDTIFLIDIVVNFRTGIMQQDNAEQVILDPKLIAKHYLRTWFFLDLISSIPLDYIFLIFNQVNDFSESFQILHAGRALRILRLAKLLSLVRLLRLSRLVRYVSQWEEVYILQNLQKKRTERRGRLSSEPTKKKGGTKSNLIFKFLNMASVFMRIFNLICMMLLIGHWSGCLQFLVPMLQGFPANSWVAINELQEAFWLEQYSWALFKAMSHMLCIGYGRFPPQSLTDMWLTMLSMISGATCYALFLGHATNLIQSLDSSRRQYREKRLDVKQVEEYMAYRKLPREMRQRITEYFEHRYQGKFFDEELILGELSEKLREDVINYNCRSLVASVPFFANADSNFVSDVVTKLRYEVFQPGDIIIKEGTIGNKMYFIQEGIVDIVMANGEVATSLSDGSYFGEICLLTNARRVASVRAETYCNLFSLSVDHFNAVLDQYPLMRRTMESVAAERLNKIGKNPNLVAHREDDTTSEGNTINAVVNALAAEAEHVSLSDDSVARLSERSLGLALQPLQAASCRMAGVALPGLGVAAALPRPKSEHDFSSASPQPPPLAAAAAFHKSDAGIAPGSAP